AATGATTGAGCTCTATAGCGtttaattgaattgttttttaattttccaattgAATTGTGAAtctaaatttttcagtaaaacatAATACAACTAATACAATACAGTACAaccgatttgaaaataattatgttttcgaTGTTGTCTTGTTAGCTGGGTTGATTAGTTTGTATATCATTATGATAACAAATCTTATGTAAACTTGCATGATGAATAATAAGATACTTGCTaggattatattaaaatgtggtcatataaagtcttattatttcacatgtgaatgtattgttaaaaaaaaatgtgtttgagTGATAAGAATcgcaattatttatacataacttttttctatatgtataaaaaacaacttattacaaaacaaaataataagagcTACAGAAAATCTTAACACTACTTATTGTTAGCATTATTGAAAACTACTGCACTTCTTTGCACTACAGTAGCAATAGTGTAGTAGTGTTGTAGTGCAGTAGTGTAGTGGTGCAGTAGTGCCTCAAAATACTACTGCGCACTAGTAGTGCtcagtagtatttttctacaagggtAATGGtagtttttctctataaaataacatattaattttaatcaaattatcataacaaaagcaaagaaataaaaaagtaactcTCTGTAGACACCTTGTAATATCGCTATTGATTGAGAACCTAGAAGTAAATATCTACAGTCTtgaaagttcaattaaaattgtcaaacttTTTCAGTGCTCTAAAAgaggaaaaattgaaatataattttagctttaaaaatttagatttaacattacaaagatcttattcttttgtatttattttatgtttccaaattaaaggaaaaattaatctttaaaatcaaaTGCATACCTGTGGAGCAggtattgatttaaaaatattaaaaaaagagatgaaataTAGATGCCGtgtatctttttctcttattcttaTTTTGTAGAGAGAGAAGTCTATACAACATgtgctttttcttctttttttacctGATCTTTAATATGATCTTTaacagcatttttaaaaatctgaccaaaaaaaccagaaaaatattttcggtCAGGTTACGGTTACGGTCTATTAGCTTGTACAATATTTCGGTTTCTATTTCGGTCAGACTAAAATAATGGTTATGATTCAGTTATCGGTTTTGGTTTCAGTCCGGtcaaagtctctttatttttgtaatgatgTGATTATTACAGGGcccaaaatttcaaatatgtatgAATACgttgttttacataataaaatttatttttgtttttattttatataagtttaagTACTTTACGCCAGAGATTATAGATGTACTATATCTTTAGTTAATTGTATAGAGGctgagatatatttttttaatttaaaaaaattttaattttgtaaaatttctgaaaattattaaaataagaagaaaagtatataatatatcaacTAGTTGTCCGATTGTTCTTGTTTGCAtgctttaattacaaaattttcacaTAGTGGTAATTTTATGAATAGCTATAGTTTAATTATAGTAATGATTATCGCAAAAGACATTGATATAACATTGTTCTCTTGGCTTAAAATTATtggacataattttaaatagtattattgtGTATAGTTCAACAATTAAAAGCTAATAATGATTCATATAACTATAAAAGTAGTGGACTGTAGTGATcgttaaatacaaataatctgcccttaaaaaaaaagttgataaacttgtttcaataaacagaTTActaatcagtaactgatgatattttatcagttaactgacgaaatataatcagttactaatcagtaatcagtttattgaaacaagtttatcaactttttttcaagGGTGATTAATGGAatcaataatcaaaaattatttgttatgaaAGTAATGATCACTACAGTGcactatttttaatcaataagaAGTTATTGGagaataattattgcaaataattagtGAAATCAATAATTACTCAATGAAAAACTATTGAAGAATGGTTATTGTAAACAATctgtttaataaaatcaataattactcatttaaaaactattgaagaATAATTATTGCGAACAATTTGATTATTGGATGTAAAAATCATCACTATTAGAGAGTAAATAATCATGAAAATctattatttagtaattattagCTTCTAATAATTCATTTCCATAAGGGAGGATTCTGCAAAATGTCATATGAAATTTTAGAACAGAAACGAAATTCTAAAATCTtgtgatataaaatgtaattgaaaagTGTCTAAAATTTATCACATGCAGTAAACTTTAGCCCTTTTGCTACGACAGGTGACTGTTGCTCTCCATAAAAATGCGTTTATTAATTAAGCAATCATAAATATTGCTGACACTATTTGCAATAGCAAACCCAATAAGAAGTGACTTATTGAACCGACATCAAAATAATGTCAGTTTGATGATTTCGACatcaaattgatgtcaattcGACATCTgtttactattaatcactattcTGTCATATATTTTGTCGACACAGACGATTATTCCGTATTGATGGAAATATGTTAACAAAATTACCAATACAGCACAGcattgcaataatattgtaaaatattgctgcaatgtttcaacaacatttaaacaatattaaaatgtccacttcaaaaatattgatacgtaatacGGCAGaaacgttgcagcaatattttgcaatgtttttgcaatactGTTCTGTATGAATAGCAAAAccaaatgtttttcttttgaaatttttttgctatcATAATCTGTTGCCAACATTTGCTAGAAAATGTTATAGGGGATAATGTTTAATaccttaaataattaattaattttgaaatactcaatttttttctctctcgtgaacaatttcatattttttacttgtgTCACTTGGGATACGAAATGTAATtgcatattataaattacacatttttagAGAGCAATGAAGCAACTAATCAATCGATTAATTCAAAAACTCGCTTGTATTAGCGTGAATGTTTCGCGTGAATTTTGGTTGTGCGTGAACTTAGAGCGAAATAagaagagacagaaaaagaaaaaatttacttgcCTAATGTCAGCGTTAGTAACGTAAAAAGAAGCCTCACTGAAGAAATCATGTTGAATTAATTCCAGAAAGACTGAAtggtttataaataaatgtgtagGAGAAATTATAAAGCACATGTGGATGTGTGCACTGTATACTGAGAAGAATCCGCTACACTGCGAAGATAAAGTCAAGCATCCCCTCTTTATAGAGAAGCGACGTGCTTCTTTCAAGTTCGTATTCAGAGTCGTTTCTAAAATCTCGAATTTCAGATATCTTTGTCTCGCCTAAGGTAAATGTCCTAATTAATAACCATGTCTTTTTaaagtaacaatcgatttatcgaagaaacaattcgatataaaaatgtataagttaacaaaattctataatgtttaatttgtaTAGCTTGAAATGTGTATgactgaataaaaagttaaatataaaaaaaaaacactcgtgtgtacatacatttctgtgataatacgctcaagtttaaaaacaatgagaacgtatgtgtaattaagtgctaaaatgtaccttgaaaaagtttagaagtgttcaaaagtaaaaatgccttataataattgttagttATTGTATATTGGTATATTAGCGCCACTAAAAAAACGATAGGttactaattgaataattccataaacaattgttagaatttatcacctaataacggagataatgggGGTAGCCATAATATCCACAGTAACCATAACACCCTcttctcatttatttataaaagattttattgatacttaaaaatataaatgtctttaaatatcgataaaatcttttatgaactcttttaaaaatcaagttttattaaatacgCACTATGAACGTTTtcagaatatttatagaatgCAGGTTTTGAAAATTCATGAAGTatgaagttaattttgcaaaaactacaagaaaattattgaatattttataaatattgcaaaaatattcataaagatttttaatatatttttcagaatattcaTACAATGTTTCAAGAATATTCTTCATATATTGTTTCAAAAGCTTGTGTCAGTTATAAGTCGAAAGCTCGatgtaaaaagaacttttaaaattcaattttgcaaccaattggtataaacaaattattaaaaatttactctaaaagagAACTGATTGCACCAATCGATTTTACGGGAAAAAATACTAaagaaacgttgcaaaaattaattttgcatctaatttgtttataacaattaagaaagcgttatatgtttcttgagtcattttttccgtagaatcgattggcgtAATTAGTTTTCCtttagtcaatttttagtaattcgtttataacaattagttgcaaaattgatttttgcgtGCTTCTTaagttaataatgttttttcatgctctgGTACTATTTCCAAtcattgttttttgattatattaatctaGCCATGGGcaggaacaggttttaattatttatatggtttattttaaaaatatttaaggctaaataatcaaagtgctaggagtgttcgcgcgatacttaATACGTAAGTTTCTTGCTGTTCAAATcagttttacttcaaatataactttttattaacgatattgcaagtgtacgattagcttagtgttagcgtattatcccgaaatcttaggttcgaatcccgccggcgccaatgcgtttttaaaaatgataaaataatgcataattataattagtaaaatagaatatatgcgtattagattaacctataataaaaattttttttgtgtacgcATTTACAGGCAGAAACGGACAGGATGCGTATGTATCCAATTGCAGACAAAAACGGACACGATACGTATGTATTCAATTGCAGTCAGAAATGTGAAATTTCAATGTATTATTAACACTAACAAGGAAAAGGACGGAAGCATtcccctccgattttgacgagcctttaatatattgtagtacagatcaaaataaagtatttattcgTGCCCGTTCTCACTTTTAGGAAGTAAAAaacctttgaagaaaattgattttttcttttaaaacgaatattgtcaaaactataaaaaatagaaaaaatgttttgaatgaaaGTTGATCGAATAGCTTGAAGAGTATtgtataacagtaataaaaaatgtttaatatttttaaaaattaaaattaaaaaaattttttctttaatcaagaagagtaatttaaaacaatgtttaaaaaaattgtttgaatatttttttaaattactgttataaaatactcCTCAAgtcattcaatttttaattattgagaaTCCTCACGACATATTGTTTATATACTATTGTGTATATTTGTATATGCAATGATCTCTTAGCTGTGTTACAAACTTTTCTACAAAGATtgtgatatattaattttttaaaaatgaaatattacatttttaaaataacagatattaatatgaatacttatttacaaaaatacattGAAGCATTTTATTGTCATTTTCAATGACACTTCTAATAcagaaagtaaaaaatatatgataccAAATTGCTCTCTTTGTCTTTGATCAtattttgcagtttttatttaattgaatttaattttgccattcaaaaattattcatgaagttttatcttaattttagaataatctttaaaagttaataacaaatttttattttttattttttatggtgTACAAccaattttatgaaaaacattttgcgaGATTGCACTTACGATTatgttatacaaattatattaataaaaaattcagcaattttattattgaaattaatctcAATTTCAATTCTTTTCACTTTTCAGGAGAAGTAGATTGAACAAtcatattaaacacatttaCAAGTTTAAGTCAATTTTTATGGAAAGCAATTTGTAAAATCGAAAATCTTAAAATGCTAAATAAATAGTAAGAAACCAATTGTCTTCAAATTCGATCACTCTGTAGATCAATATAGCCTatgatattcttatatttagtAAAGCTTTTCTTATATTTACTAATGTACACCACGTACAAATTATCAAGCTCCTTTAAACCTAAATGTTATTTCACTATCCTTATTGACTTATCGGACTGTTATTTAGCGTTGAGGAAAATTATATGCATTATCATATTGTAATgcttaatatgtataataataatattagaaatatattacatattttataaaatagagttttaaataatttcttaattacaagcaaagtaaaagaattttgaaaaaaaaaactacatttataaaaaaggatagattttaaagaatattttggatttaaaaaaattacaatatacatTAAAGCAACATGTCATTATTCTCTAAGTCGTGCCAATCTTTGTGTTAATTCATCCTGTTCCTGGCTCACCGCTGTCGAAGTACCAATACTGCCCAGCTGACCCGATGGAAGTTCCATGTTCAATTCcaatctgtaaaaaaataatatcatttaattgtaaaaataatcagtaattaaataatatttttatttaaatatagctCAAAGTAACAACAGTCTTTTACTTGTCAATTACTttgaatatatgaaataatttttgtttacattatacacataagataaaaatttaagtttttaagaAGGCTCTTCAGCTTGAAAAGTGAAAAAGAGAGTCAGATgacttgcgcgcgcgcgcgcgcgcgcgcgcgtgtgtgtgtgtgtgtgtgtgtgtgtgtgtgtgtacacatatacatatagctTTTAAATCTCTGTCGGACGCACGTGATTATAAAATCATGataaacatattttcaaatatctAAGGTTTAATTCGTCCTAAATATGTTTACTATGAATCTGTAAGATTACATGCGCTCGACGAAGAGtcaacataatataaaaagctTTAAGCATTATCATCTAACGTAAAGTTATGTGTACCATCGCGTCATAATGAATGGCATTTTAAAAAGTTCAATATCAAccttataaaaacacaaaacggcggaaaaatattacaatttaaaataattacattagaGGGCTAAAAGAAGATTAAAACTTTACATATACTTAATAGATATAAGATACACAAACTTAAATTTTAGTAAGTTAAGATATAAATGGATGTGTGAGTTAAGGATCAGATGTAAATAAAGTCCCTTCTTGGCTAAATTTTGTAAAgctaaagtaataatttatttatttatataattctccATTCCATAAgacttaaaacaattttaaagttatattttttaaaaattatacaatcaaagaatttcaaaaatttgagaattaatcataaacttgtttccaaaatttgatcaaattcttaaatgaatatataaaaaaactattaaaataacaaatagaaGCCAgagttgatcaaaaaagttcAGTAAGTAAAAAAAACCAGGTAATTAAATTGTGATTTTCAATGTCCTGAATTTTTAGTGGAGTAAATTagcaaaaactataaaaatgactAATATAtaacactaaaatatttttatataactatatgcaaaaaatatttttgctttaattaatgaAGCAAAAATGTCTTCAGTAGtaaatcatattaataatactataatttaaagaaaaatcaatcAATAGTAAcaaattgataataatgataataatcttataataataaagcttttaggtctaattaatttgaaaaacctattcttaaataaaaactttgggcataatattattacattttatattattttttaatttaatgaaaaaataaaattaaaaatttttacttatataaatctGTTTCATATTTACTGTACatcttatataacaaaaaattaatttatttacattaatttctaatttattacaaatttcattttaaataaaacttaaattggaagttttttttctattgacTACATTCTctcattgtttatttatttcattgtttttaataaaaaagagatcagttttttttttaaatatcaatttttactgGCATGATTTCCTAAAGATGTGATATTTTATCAACTTTAATAAAATCGAATTCTTACCCAGCTTCATCTGCAACTTGCTGCATTAGAGCATCTACATCGTTCTGAGGTACATTGGTAGTTGTAGTTTGTGACATAGCATTCTCCATATACGAGCTTTGCACATCCAGATCCTCAAATTGACTCTCAAATCTGTCCATAAGTCCAGAGATCTTCTCCAGATTCATCGATTTCATAGCAGCATCCATGGCTTTCACAACACCAGCCATGGAATGAGTGACTTTACGAGTTGTCAATGCAGTCTGTACCCTGCTAGCCACTGCATCTACTCTGGCACTCATTCTGAGATAATTTAAGGCCTGATTCTTCTGTCGAATCGCATTCTCTGCATGAATGCGAGCGCCTTCCATGTTACCTTTTTGTATCGCTTTCTTGACCTTTGACTTCTctattttttcctctttctcgcaTTTTTTTGAGTTTCTCTCTAACTCCTTCACCgcaaatttcaaattgaataaattcTCTACATTTTGCTATTAAGAAAAACATAGTTTTTTGTATGAAGATTTGCAGTTCTTTGTTTATGAATTTGGACAAATTATAATTCAGTATTCATGAtctgatattttatattcacaATTGCTTTGAAACCCTGTAAACAGCCATCAGACTATGACTAGACAGAGTTTTAAAAGAGTTTGTATGTCTAAATGATTCAAAACAAGACTtaagtttgcaaattttttgtgaaaaacagaggtaaaaattatgtatattttattgtaaaaatcatattattcatacgtaaacaacttttaaatgaataagaggacctaaataaatttttgcacaaatatttactcaaattttagtaaaaaaaaattttatttgtaatgctactgttttatcaaatttacaaatagatacaataaatgaattgtattcaaatttttcagatatttcaatataataaacagattaataaaatttttagtaatgtctcaaaatatcacatatatctttaagacaatcttgaatcTAACATCAGATTATGAATAGCATCTGATTCATGCAAAGGTATCACTGAATGCTTTCCAGCAATGGAACACAGTCATACCCTGCATAACATAGAATTACAGTGTCAACTTGTAGATGAAgtactattaaaaaaacttttttaatttactcttatttcaacatatttcatttaatttcaaaattttattacatcaattctgttaaaaaagtaatattggtATCCATAGAGACCCAGGTAGAATACAGaatcataaaattatcattttcgttactttgaaaaataatatcataaatatatcttataagAGATTTATTTGCATCGCTTGAAATCCTCAAAAATGTTTGTACTTGAAACaaggtaaatatatatttaaacataggagaaaaagagacaacAAAAATACTAAGTACAAAAAGTACAATACAAACAGATCTAAAGTCATAACATCACATTAAATGCTTTCCATTTAGTGACACAAGATGACACAagcattttatctttgttactcattgaatactaaaaaaagatagaaagctGTTTACATCAACTTGTGCTATTAAGTGGAAAGCATccattatgattttatattctaCATGGATAAACAAAATGACATAGCCAAATAGAGCATTTTAATGGTGTAGACTTATGTTGAAAAGCACTGAATTGAACCCTGTCATCTGTGTACATTGTTGGAATATATTCTtcaattattacaaatgtaataaaagaacattccacaaaataaaatttttagatttagcATCTTTTGATACGTCAACATGTGTCACttccaatttaattttataagaaaacacACTTTTAACACAAGATGTtagtgtataattaaaaattaaaaggataCTTTCCATCTGAGAGATGGACATGAGTGACTGTTCAGCTCCCGTGGTGATTAGAAAGGAATTCTAACCTTGACAAGGTGAGGATAATCTACTCAATTTTAATGCAGTTCTGcctttttaattcaatttgtcGATAACgagaaacatgaaaatttaGGTAAATTTGTCACAAGCAAACCACGTGATGATTGATATTTACAATGATACGTTATTCGTTACATAGATTTTTATATAGAGAGCAAAAAACACTATCTCCGTCTGAGTTTGATTGACTTCATCACTTCTTCTGTCTTAAAGCCCATTTTACATGAAATGCGTAACATAAAACCTAGGCAGCGGTCAATTAAACATTAGaatgcttcaaagcatttgattaaccaatcagaacaaagaaatttataaattgaccaatcaaaataTGCTTTGTAGCATTAAAgctggtttataatagccgtaattgtaaaaaattggccaatcataatCCATTTAGAGTTTTTTTCACCAATCTAACCAATCGGCTAAtccattggaattgaccaatcacatttGTTATTTCACAGAATAGGCgatgtgattggtcaattccaatcaATTAACCTCTCGGTTAGCTCtaagggtgcagtcccatggagcgtatcaggcgtatcgcggattgcgcgtatcgaaaatctgaccaatcgcgaacgttccgctgctttcggacgtgaacgttttgttcctacggtcctatgaagcggaatttgcgtaagcgtattaagcggatgctcaatcacgaaacgaattttgttatttctctcaTCCAAACAGTCTTGTGATTGGTGAACCGCTGATCCGCTTACGCgaattccgcttcatgggaccgtaagaacaaaagcagacggaagaatagtagaatattcacagtatatataaagtgaattttatttaatttattaatttatttagtataagtaaataaaacatttgacttttaacaggtgcagaatgaaatcgaaaacaatattgctttcaattgctttattaataaaacgtttaaaacgaataaattacgatgtttttaccaggcatgaaatacatcgtaaaattattaatctttatgcgctttattattaagcattaaaaaacgagagaaaaattgcgaa
This genomic window from Solenopsis invicta isolate M01_SB chromosome 13, UNIL_Sinv_3.0, whole genome shotgun sequence contains:
- the LOC105202628 gene encoding charged multivesicular body protein 1b — its product is MSISQMEKNLFNLKFAVKELERNSKKCEKEEKIEKSKVKKAIQKGNMEGARIHAENAIRQKNQALNYLRMSARVDAVASRVQTALTTRKVTHSMAGVVKAMDAAMKSMNLEKISGLMDRFESQFEDLDVQSSYMENAMSQTTTTNVPQNDVDALMQQVADEAGLELNMELPSGQLGSIGTSTAVSQEQDELTQRLARLRE